Proteins from a single region of Chryseobacterium scophthalmum:
- a CDS encoding T9SS-dependent M36 family metallopeptidase, whose translation MRKIIISIMLVGFIIPTAAQDNVRLIKDYFSKSNTKEFKKRDLTDFRINMVDDSKSLKGTVVKFQQTYKGIPIYAFSGSVLVKNGKIVYLTENFVKNYNYTSKSSPSITAESALGKIADELENPEIKKRKIVDRSSISSQKADIDNNAIYQLCYVNDDGNLKLAYNFLVPEIKKSNSWNALVNADTGEIIDIRNSTLSCNFDTEIDTHDESMHHEKSSVVTEVTAPNALIHNNQKSKQTAPLLAPDNASYKVFALPLEAPSFGQRTIETNPWILSVSPEGWHYDGVDRHTITKGNNADVVYPFFFNSDGVDVYADGGASRNFDFPFDPTLLPKQNVLPALTNVFYLANKLHDTFYLFGFTETSKNFQQAHFITGAPDGIDDAIRIYIQSDTGINNATYMPFYDGFSPVIKTHLWQNNKMVKYNSPTNAVNRKPSAGRTAGFGRSLTEIGVTSDIMISPILNGCTPMAAGSLNGKIALIERSNCQYATPLRNAKDAGAIAAVIYNDPANGDNLELMREYAAQIDIPAILITNAEGEFIKSQLATNATVNITMKRGDITLDSTLDNGVITHEFGHGVSTRLTGTDGSDDCLITSVSKEQMGEGWSDFFALMLTNKPGNNASVPRGMGSYVLDESTTGKGIRLVKYSPDFAINDYTYGDTNGMERDGLLGKVTLVHDIGFVWGTMLWDLNWEYVAKYGYASDVTTNPNSGSAKVLQIVMDGLKLQQCNPSFVDARNAILAADMATTGGADKCMIWKTFAKRGLGINATSGLYNNINDQTENFDIPAECNSLATNEVSAKEKLAIFPNPAGNEFFIRFPKQTTEKVNIEIYDMTGRLVYNESGVNTNSTKSVSTKSISNGVCIVKVNGIEYNESLKLIVKK comes from the coding sequence ATGAGAAAAATTATAATTTCAATAATGTTAGTCGGTTTTATTATACCAACTGCTGCACAAGATAATGTGCGCCTTATAAAAGATTATTTTTCTAAGAGTAATACTAAAGAATTTAAAAAACGAGACCTCACAGATTTCCGTATTAATATGGTTGACGATTCGAAGTCACTAAAAGGAACTGTGGTGAAATTCCAACAAACTTATAAAGGAATTCCTATATATGCTTTTTCCGGATCAGTCTTAGTAAAGAACGGCAAGATTGTATATTTAACTGAAAACTTTGTTAAAAACTACAATTATACTTCCAAAAGCTCTCCTTCGATTACAGCAGAATCAGCACTGGGGAAAATTGCAGATGAATTGGAAAATCCAGAAATCAAAAAAAGGAAAATTGTAGATCGTTCGAGTATTTCTTCTCAAAAAGCTGACATTGATAACAACGCCATATATCAATTATGTTATGTGAATGATGACGGAAATTTGAAGCTTGCTTATAATTTTTTGGTTCCGGAGATAAAGAAATCAAACTCGTGGAATGCACTTGTAAATGCAGATACAGGAGAAATCATCGACATACGAAACAGTACACTCTCATGTAACTTCGATACTGAAATCGATACTCATGATGAGTCAATGCATCATGAAAAAAGTTCTGTTGTAACAGAAGTTACAGCTCCCAATGCATTGATTCACAATAATCAGAAAAGTAAACAAACCGCTCCTTTATTGGCTCCAGATAATGCATCTTATAAAGTATTTGCCCTCCCTCTTGAGGCGCCAAGTTTTGGACAGAGAACAATAGAAACAAATCCCTGGATTTTATCTGTTTCTCCGGAAGGATGGCATTATGATGGAGTAGATCGTCATACCATTACCAAAGGGAACAATGCAGATGTAGTTTATCCTTTTTTCTTTAATTCAGACGGTGTGGATGTTTATGCAGATGGAGGTGCTTCCAGAAATTTTGATTTTCCGTTTGATCCTACATTATTACCAAAACAAAATGTACTTCCAGCTCTTACCAATGTATTTTATCTTGCCAATAAGCTGCATGATACATTTTATCTTTTTGGTTTCACAGAAACTTCCAAAAATTTCCAGCAAGCTCATTTTATAACCGGTGCACCAGATGGAATAGATGATGCTATAAGGATATATATTCAAAGTGATACCGGAATTAATAATGCTACCTATATGCCTTTTTATGACGGGTTTAGCCCGGTAATAAAGACTCATCTGTGGCAAAACAACAAGATGGTAAAATACAATAGTCCGACCAATGCTGTCAACAGAAAACCATCAGCAGGAAGAACAGCAGGGTTTGGAAGATCACTCACAGAAATAGGTGTAACCAGTGACATTATGATTTCTCCAATATTGAATGGCTGTACTCCAATGGCTGCAGGGTCACTTAATGGAAAAATTGCGTTAATTGAGAGAAGCAATTGCCAATATGCAACACCACTCAGAAATGCTAAAGATGCCGGAGCAATTGCAGCAGTAATATACAACGATCCTGCAAATGGTGACAACTTGGAACTTATGAGAGAGTATGCTGCACAAATCGATATACCTGCAATTTTGATTACCAATGCAGAAGGAGAATTTATAAAGTCTCAATTGGCAACCAATGCTACTGTAAATATCACAATGAAAAGAGGAGACATAACTCTTGACAGTACTTTGGACAATGGAGTTATCACTCACGAATTTGGACACGGAGTAAGCACAAGACTTACAGGAACTGATGGGAGTGATGATTGCCTAATAACTTCTGTATCGAAAGAACAAATGGGAGAAGGTTGGTCTGATTTTTTTGCATTGATGCTTACCAACAAGCCAGGAAATAATGCTTCTGTACCAAGAGGAATGGGATCATATGTCTTAGATGAATCAACAACAGGAAAAGGAATTAGATTAGTAAAATATTCTCCTGACTTCGCTATCAATGATTACACCTATGGTGACACCAATGGAATGGAAAGAGACGGTCTACTTGGTAAAGTAACTTTGGTTCACGACATTGGATTTGTCTGGGGAACGATGCTTTGGGATTTAAACTGGGAATATGTTGCTAAATATGGATATGCTTCTGATGTTACGACCAACCCAAACAGCGGAAGTGCAAAAGTTTTACAAATCGTCATGGATGGTTTGAAATTGCAACAATGTAATCCTTCATTTGTTGATGCAAGGAATGCTATTTTGGCTGCCGATATGGCTACTACAGGAGGAGCCGATAAATGTATGATCTGGAAAACATTTGCCAAAAGAGGATTAGGTATCAATGCTACTTCTGGTTTATACAATAATATCAATGACCAGACAGAAAATTTCGACATCCCTGCCGAGTGCAATAGTTTAGCAACTAATGAAGTTTCCGCTAAAGAAAAATTAGCAATATTTCCTAATCCTGCGGGTAACGAGTTTTTCATTCGTTTTCCTAAACAAACCACAGAGAAAGTGAATATAGAAATATATGATATGACAGGAAGATTAGTATATAATGAATCTGGTGTAAATACCAATAGCACCAAATCTGTTTCCACAAAATCTATCTCAAATGGAGTCTGTATTGTAAAAGTAAATGGAATTGAATATAATGAATCACTTAAATTGATCGTAAAAAAATAA
- the rpsO gene encoding 30S ribosomal protein S15 has protein sequence MYLTTEKKAEIFAKHGKSAQDTGTAEGQVALFTFRINHLSQHLKANRHDFNTERSLVKLVGKRKSLLDYLKKKDITRYRAIIAELGLRK, from the coding sequence ATGTACTTAACAACAGAAAAAAAAGCAGAAATTTTCGCAAAGCACGGTAAATCTGCACAAGACACAGGAACAGCTGAAGGACAAGTAGCTCTTTTCACGTTCAGAATTAACCACTTATCTCAGCACTTGAAGGCAAATCGTCACGATTTCAATACTGAAAGATCTTTGGTAAAATTAGTAGGTAAGAGAAAAAGCTTATTGGATTATCTTAAGAAAAAAGATATTACAAGATACAGAGCGATTATCGCTGAACTAGGATTAAGAAAATAA
- a CDS encoding pyruvate decarboxylase, with translation MKNFLFYTLISSVFILSVSSVKAQKTSDYDKTKKVLYFNPEVEPDIEEIKEPTNLAFFSAVSDNISAFRKNKMLRSEVQVSFDSIDSKTITEYSKNNDADFVIVPKVKYFKVGLGKYVFSNQVVVSMKLFDAEGNLITSSEYDTYRKNMRLLGSTENSIKIGTNGAMKNILKELRKIKPSAEAGF, from the coding sequence ATGAAGAATTTTTTATTTTATACGCTTATTTCTTCTGTGTTTATCCTCAGTGTTTCTTCTGTAAAAGCGCAGAAAACCTCGGATTATGATAAAACAAAGAAAGTTTTATACTTCAATCCTGAAGTAGAACCCGATATTGAAGAAATAAAAGAACCTACCAATCTCGCATTCTTCAGTGCAGTTTCGGATAACATCAGCGCTTTCCGTAAAAACAAAATGCTAAGATCTGAAGTTCAGGTTTCTTTTGACAGCATCGATTCTAAAACCATCACCGAATACAGCAAAAACAACGATGCCGATTTTGTGATTGTTCCTAAAGTAAAATATTTCAAAGTAGGATTAGGAAAATACGTTTTCTCTAACCAAGTTGTCGTAAGCATGAAGCTTTTTGATGCAGAAGGAAATCTAATTACCTCTTCAGAATACGATACTTACCGAAAAAACATGCGTCTTTTAGGCTCTACTGAAAATTCCATAAAAATAGGAACCAATGGCGCCATGAAAAACATTCTTAAGGAATTAAGAAAGATAAAACCTTCTGCAGAAGCCGGTTTCTAA
- the mgtE gene encoding magnesium transporter — MNSTHELKFNPADIAERLSELPADERLLAFLKVPKQYKADVFSHLDPDFQEETIRSIGSDDVSEILNAMTPDDRTALFEDFPDELIKYSINHLNPQERRIALKLLGYNSDSIARLMTPYYIQIRKEWTVKRCLQQIKKVGKRVETINHLYVVDERNHLIDDLALGSLLLVEEDTLVSELTDNQFVAIKTTTSKEDAVTYFEKYDRTALPIITEAGVLVGIVTIDDILDQIESQNTEDIQKFGGLEALDLPYTQTSLIEMIKKRGMWLVILFFSEMLTASAMGFFEDEIQKAVVLALFVPLIISSGGNSGSQAATLIIRAMALQEIGLKDWWYVMKKEIFTGLLLGGILGIIGFLRIMIWHKVGFFDYGIHWAFVGLSVGVSLVMIVLWGTLSGSMVPFILKKLKLDPATSSAPFVATLVDVTGLIIYFSVAGLFLTGKLL, encoded by the coding sequence TTGAATTCTACACACGAACTTAAATTTAATCCAGCCGATATTGCCGAAAGACTCAGCGAACTTCCCGCTGATGAAAGGCTACTCGCTTTTTTGAAGGTTCCGAAGCAGTACAAAGCCGATGTTTTTTCGCACTTAGACCCTGATTTTCAGGAGGAAACCATTCGAAGCATTGGAAGTGATGATGTTTCAGAAATTCTGAATGCGATGACTCCCGATGACAGAACGGCTCTTTTTGAGGATTTTCCGGATGAACTGATCAAATATTCTATCAATCATCTTAATCCACAGGAAAGAAGAATTGCCCTGAAACTTCTTGGTTACAATTCTGATTCTATTGCGCGTCTGATGACTCCTTATTACATTCAGATCCGAAAAGAATGGACGGTAAAAAGATGTCTTCAGCAAATAAAAAAAGTTGGTAAACGGGTAGAAACCATCAATCATCTGTATGTAGTTGATGAAAGAAATCACCTTATTGACGATTTAGCTTTAGGAAGTTTATTGTTGGTGGAAGAAGACACCTTAGTCTCAGAACTTACAGATAATCAATTTGTTGCCATTAAAACAACAACATCCAAAGAAGACGCCGTTACATATTTTGAAAAATATGACAGAACTGCACTTCCCATTATTACCGAAGCCGGAGTTTTGGTTGGAATTGTAACGATTGACGATATTTTGGATCAAATTGAATCACAAAACACCGAAGATATTCAAAAATTCGGGGGACTTGAAGCGTTAGATTTACCTTATACCCAAACTTCTCTGATCGAAATGATCAAAAAAAGAGGAATGTGGTTGGTTATTTTATTTTTCTCTGAAATGCTGACCGCTTCTGCGATGGGTTTCTTTGAAGATGAAATTCAGAAAGCCGTTGTTTTGGCATTATTTGTTCCGTTAATTATTTCCAGTGGAGGAAATTCTGGTTCTCAGGCTGCAACTCTGATTATTCGTGCAATGGCGTTACAAGAAATCGGTTTAAAAGACTGGTGGTATGTAATGAAAAAAGAAATTTTCACCGGACTTTTATTGGGAGGAATCTTAGGTATCATAGGTTTTCTTAGAATAATGATTTGGCATAAAGTCGGTTTTTTCGATTACGGAATTCATTGGGCTTTTGTAGGCTTGAGCGTTGGAGTTTCTTTAGTAATGATCGTTTTGTGGGGAACACTTTCGGGTTCTATGGTTCCTTTTATTCTTAAAAAACTAAAACTCGATCCAGCAACTTCTTCTGCTCCGTTTGTTGCTACTTTGGTAGATGTTACCGGATTAATTATTTACTTCTCGGTTGCCGGGCTTTTCTTAACCGGAAAACTTTTGTAA
- a CDS encoding ABC transporter substrate-binding protein translates to MRVVSLVPSITEALFDLGLTENEIVGRTKFCIHPSEKVKNVEIIGGTKNLNIEKIKSLKPDLILANKEENVKEQVEILMKDFKVIVYNTETVEDNYYLLKNLGLLFNKEERAQAFNLKIYEILNQTKINSTIKVAYLIWNNPYMTVGSDTFIHHILSEIGFENIFKNQTRYPEIKTEDLAEADFIMLSSEPFPFKEKHIAELKKVYPDKKIMIVDGEAFSWYGTHIAKCENYFKELIAEFNI, encoded by the coding sequence ATGAGAGTTGTATCTTTAGTTCCTTCTATTACAGAAGCTTTATTTGATTTAGGTTTAACAGAAAATGAAATTGTCGGAAGAACAAAATTCTGCATTCATCCCTCAGAAAAAGTAAAAAATGTAGAAATTATCGGCGGGACAAAAAACCTTAATATAGAGAAAATTAAAAGTCTTAAACCTGATTTAATTTTAGCCAATAAAGAAGAAAACGTTAAAGAACAGGTTGAAATTTTAATGAAGGATTTCAAAGTAATTGTTTACAATACAGAAACGGTTGAAGATAATTATTACTTGCTGAAAAATTTAGGATTACTATTTAATAAAGAAGAAAGAGCACAAGCTTTTAATCTAAAAATCTACGAAATTCTCAATCAAACCAAAATAAATTCAACAATAAAAGTTGCTTATCTTATTTGGAATAATCCTTATATGACGGTAGGTTCAGATACTTTTATTCATCATATTTTAAGTGAAATTGGTTTTGAAAATATATTTAAAAATCAAACCCGTTATCCAGAAATAAAGACAGAAGATTTAGCCGAAGCAGATTTTATCATGTTGTCTTCCGAGCCTTTTCCTTTTAAAGAAAAACATATTGCCGAACTAAAAAAGGTTTATCCTGATAAAAAAATTATGATTGTGGATGGTGAAGCTTTTTCGTGGTACGGAACACATATTGCGAAGTGCGAGAATTATTTTAAAGAATTGATTGCTGAATTTAATATCTAA
- a CDS encoding GAF domain-containing protein, with amino-acid sequence MSELKKRLSSILESPKHNTDEKLQKVCHLLDQEISYFNWTGFYFKNGDKDELKLGPYVGAETDHTIIPYGKGICGQVAVSNETFIVPDVHLQDNYLSCSIDTKAEIVVPIFKNGENIGQIDIDSHTIDPFTKEDLELLEWLCNEVSKIL; translated from the coding sequence ATGTCTGAATTAAAAAAAAGACTTTCGTCTATTCTTGAAAGTCCAAAGCATAATACTGATGAGAAGCTTCAAAAAGTTTGTCATTTATTAGACCAGGAAATATCTTATTTCAACTGGACTGGTTTTTACTTTAAAAACGGGGATAAAGATGAACTGAAATTAGGCCCTTATGTAGGAGCTGAAACCGATCATACGATTATTCCTTACGGAAAAGGTATTTGCGGACAGGTGGCTGTTTCCAACGAAACATTTATTGTTCCCGATGTACATTTGCAGGATAATTATCTGAGCTGTTCGATTGATACAAAAGCTGAAATAGTAGTTCCTATTTTTAAAAATGGGGAAAATATTGGTCAGATTGATATCGATTCTCATACGATTGATCCTTTTACAAAAGAAGATTTAGAGCTGTTAGAATGGCTTTGTAATGAAGTTTCAAAGATTTTATAA
- a CDS encoding nicotinate-nucleotide adenylyltransferase, whose product MYQKLTPKQKALTINLDPTIYGTFAEIGAGQETVRHFFRAGGASGTIAKAMSAYDKDFSDAIYGKEVKNRYVTQNRLRKMLRYEVSLIEERISRDTNPGRKYFSYANTVTTINFDKTVKGHGWVGIRFQVKENEDYNEIVIHVKFKENDATLQQETLGNLGVNLIYGAYNYYDNPRRLIESLYDEVSTDNLEIDMIDFSGPAFAYVDNRLMSLQLVKNNMTDAVIFNSEGNNMLPADILYKKNIFAVRGSFRPVTKVNIDMLRNGMDMFLKDAICTQEETEILIEITISNLRADGDIDERDFLDRVDVLGKLGYTVIISNFSEYYRLIDYFSHYTNGDIGVTMGVNNMLMVFDEKYYKDLSGGILEAFGKFFRNGMRVYLYPYKDPETHELLDSSNLKVEENLKELYKYFKHNNRIVDITNYNPEFLEIYSREILRKIACNISGWENQLPDGVAEMIKERGMFGFKNELSLKQFS is encoded by the coding sequence ATGTATCAGAAATTAACTCCTAAACAAAAAGCATTAACAATTAATCTAGATCCTACTATTTATGGTACTTTCGCAGAAATTGGAGCAGGGCAGGAAACTGTACGACACTTTTTTAGAGCAGGGGGGGCTTCCGGTACAATTGCTAAGGCAATGTCGGCTTACGACAAAGATTTTAGTGATGCCATCTACGGAAAAGAAGTAAAAAACAGGTATGTTACTCAAAACAGACTTAGGAAAATGCTTCGCTATGAAGTTTCGCTAATTGAAGAAAGAATTTCCAGGGATACTAATCCCGGAAGAAAATATTTTTCTTATGCCAATACAGTAACGACTATCAATTTCGATAAAACCGTAAAAGGTCACGGTTGGGTTGGAATTCGTTTTCAGGTGAAAGAAAATGAAGATTACAACGAGATTGTAATTCACGTAAAATTCAAAGAAAATGATGCTACTTTGCAGCAGGAAACACTTGGTAATCTTGGGGTAAATCTTATTTACGGAGCATATAATTATTACGACAATCCAAGAAGGTTGATAGAATCTCTTTATGATGAGGTTTCTACAGACAATCTTGAGATTGATATGATCGATTTCAGTGGTCCGGCTTTTGCTTATGTTGACAACAGACTGATGTCTTTGCAGCTGGTAAAAAATAATATGACCGATGCGGTAATCTTCAATTCTGAAGGAAATAATATGCTTCCTGCAGATATTTTGTACAAGAAAAACATTTTTGCGGTAAGAGGAAGTTTCAGACCGGTGACAAAAGTAAATATAGATATGCTTCGAAACGGAATGGATATGTTCCTGAAAGATGCAATCTGTACACAGGAAGAAACAGAAATTCTTATTGAAATTACCATTTCAAACCTTCGTGCAGACGGAGATATTGATGAAAGAGATTTTCTTGATCGTGTAGATGTTTTGGGTAAATTGGGATATACCGTTATTATTTCAAACTTCTCAGAATATTACAGACTGATCGATTATTTCTCACATTATACCAATGGTGATATTGGCGTAACGATGGGGGTAAATAATATGTTGATGGTTTTTGACGAGAAATATTATAAAGATCTTTCAGGAGGTATTTTGGAAGCTTTTGGTAAATTTTTCAGAAACGGAATGAGAGTTTATCTGTATCCGTACAAAGATCCTGAAACTCACGAATTATTGGATTCTTCAAACCTAAAAGTAGAAGAAAATCTAAAAGAATTGTACAAATATTTCAAACACAACAACCGTATTGTAGATATTACCAACTATAATCCTGAGTTTTTGGAAATATATTCAAGAGAAATTCTAAGAAAAATCGCATGCAATATCAGCGGTTGGGAAAACCAGCTTCCGGATGGCGTTGCAGAAATGATAAAAGAAAGAGGAATGTTTGGATTTAAAAACGAGCTTTCTCTGAAACAATTTTCATAA
- a CDS encoding MBL fold metallo-hydrolase, which produces MKLKFLGTGTSQGVPVIGCTCEVCTSQNPKDTRFRASAMITTDENRKILIDCGPDFRQQMLINKENHIDITLLTHEHNDHVIGLDDMRPLIFKSGKNMPIYCLSRVGQEVKNRFPYAFADIRYPGAPAFDLHEITHEKFTVLDTEITPIEVTHYKISILGYKFKKLAYITDANFISDSEKEKLQDLDVLILNCIRKFDPHPAHFVLADVINLYNELKPKKLFLTHISHHFGLHNIEDKLLPDGIHLTYDGLEINF; this is translated from the coding sequence ATGAAGTTGAAATTTTTAGGAACCGGAACTTCCCAAGGTGTCCCCGTTATAGGCTGCACTTGTGAGGTATGTACTTCTCAAAATCCAAAAGACACCCGTTTCCGGGCTTCAGCGATGATTACCACCGATGAAAACAGGAAAATATTGATCGATTGCGGACCCGATTTTCGGCAGCAAATGCTTATCAACAAAGAAAATCACATCGACATTACGCTTCTTACCCATGAGCATAATGATCACGTGATTGGTTTGGATGATATGCGTCCTTTGATTTTTAAAAGCGGTAAAAATATGCCCATTTATTGTCTCTCAAGAGTTGGACAGGAAGTTAAAAACCGATTTCCTTATGCTTTTGCAGACATTCGCTATCCCGGAGCGCCCGCTTTTGATTTACACGAAATCACTCACGAAAAGTTTACTGTTTTAGATACAGAAATTACTCCTATCGAAGTAACGCATTATAAAATTTCTATTTTAGGATATAAGTTTAAAAAACTCGCCTATATTACTGATGCTAACTTTATTTCTGATTCAGAAAAGGAAAAACTACAAGATTTAGATGTACTTATTTTAAACTGTATCCGAAAATTTGATCCTCATCCTGCCCATTTTGTATTAGCAGATGTTATTAATTTATATAATGAGCTAAAACCTAAAAAATTATTTTTAACCCACATCAGTCACCATTTTGGATTGCATAATATTGAAGATAAGCTACTTCCCGACGGAATACACCTTACCTACGATGGTTTGGAAATAAATTTTTAA
- a CDS encoding PKD domain-containing protein, with protein sequence MKIKLLGILFLTVTVFSMLSSCRKVEEDVVDCLSESILTSLHAHVSGSNPKQVEFNVSHSGENQITSIVWTFGDGTTTTTSNTTVTHLYNAAGSYEVKAEVSINNGKCTVSPKKSVDIQ encoded by the coding sequence ATGAAAATTAAACTTTTGGGAATCCTTTTTTTAACAGTTACAGTATTTTCGATGTTATCCTCTTGTCGAAAGGTGGAAGAGGATGTCGTAGACTGTCTTAGTGAATCTATATTGACATCATTGCACGCTCATGTTTCCGGAAGCAATCCAAAACAAGTTGAGTTTAACGTAAGTCATTCAGGTGAAAATCAAATAACATCCATCGTTTGGACTTTTGGAGATGGTACTACAACAACCACATCAAATACAACTGTTACGCATCTCTATAATGCAGCAGGTAGCTACGAAGTTAAAGCAGAAGTAAGTATTAACAACGGGAAATGTACTGTTTCACCTAAAAAATCTGTGGATATTCAGTAA
- a CDS encoding leucine-rich repeat domain-containing protein, whose product MKKYICLLSFLCIANINAQIDPVKYPTYTDIEAALKSDKTVYSLSFRDKGLFNLPPDIRKMNSVFFLNMMGNNFEKLDEALFSLSQLQILNINENSIKYIPDEISKLKKLTTFSMNLNQLTELNPEFAKLQNLKVVHLDANNLSVFPKALTEISGLEEINLHSNQISMVSDVDKIKKLKFLNLSSNQINDLNETEFPKKLKYLELQKNMLLTVSKNILTLKNLEFLNVGENKISEISPQIKHLKNIVSLNLANNQLKSLPKEITDLKNLKTLILTGNPMSTTQVEDLRKQMPNTQIYF is encoded by the coding sequence ATGAAAAAATATATTTGCCTTTTGTCGTTTTTGTGTATCGCTAATATCAATGCACAGATCGATCCTGTGAAATATCCTACCTACACAGATATTGAAGCTGCTTTGAAGTCTGATAAAACTGTTTACAGCTTAAGTTTCAGAGATAAAGGTTTGTTTAATCTACCGCCCGATATCAGGAAAATGAATTCTGTTTTTTTTCTGAATATGATGGGAAACAATTTTGAGAAATTAGACGAAGCACTTTTTTCACTTTCACAACTTCAGATTCTTAATATTAATGAAAACAGCATCAAATATATTCCGGATGAAATCAGCAAGCTTAAAAAACTGACTACATTTTCTATGAATCTTAACCAGTTGACGGAGCTTAATCCTGAGTTTGCCAAGCTTCAAAACCTTAAAGTGGTACATCTCGATGCCAATAACCTCAGCGTTTTTCCAAAGGCTCTGACGGAAATTTCCGGACTTGAAGAAATCAACTTACATAGCAACCAGATCAGTATGGTTTCTGATGTTGATAAAATAAAAAAACTTAAGTTTCTGAATCTTTCGTCGAATCAGATTAACGATCTTAATGAAACCGAATTTCCCAAAAAGCTCAAATATCTTGAGTTACAAAAAAATATGTTGCTTACAGTCTCAAAAAACATTCTGACTTTAAAAAATCTTGAATTTTTGAATGTAGGAGAGAATAAAATATCTGAGATTTCGCCTCAAATAAAACATTTAAAGAATATTGTCAGTCTTAATTTGGCGAATAATCAGCTAAAATCATTACCGAAAGAAATCACTGATTTAAAAAACTTAAAAACACTTATTCTTACGGGCAATCCTATGAGTACAACTCAAGTTGAAGATTTGAGGAAACAAATGCCGAATACTCAGATTTATTTTTAA